One part of the Vicia villosa cultivar HV-30 ecotype Madison, WI linkage group LG6, Vvil1.0, whole genome shotgun sequence genome encodes these proteins:
- the LOC131614211 gene encoding uncharacterized protein LOC131614211 — MTTTSDSSNNNSSPKSSGHTDPPPPPTTPTPIHPALTVPNITNFIKITLSIEKAADPSLKTTDPHSWLRLDVVVLQWIYGTISVVLLKTIIEHNSTAEIVWNRLFGIFYDNKNSRALYLEQEFSQTHMEQFSDAS, encoded by the exons ATGACTACCACTTCTGATTCCTCTAACAACAACTCTTCCCCAAAATCATCTGGTCATACCGACCCTCCTCCTCCACCTACCACTCCTACGCCGATTCACCCTGCTCTCACTGTCCCAAATATTACTAATTTCATCAAGATTACTCTGAGCATTGAAAAAG CCGCAGATCCCTCTCTCAAAACTACCGATCCACATTCATGGCTTCGTCTCGACGTTGTCGTTTTGCAGTGGATATATGGAACAATCTCCGTTGTTCTTCTAAAGACTATCATCGAACATAATTCCACCGCTGAAATCGTGTGGAATCGCTTATTCGGCATCTTTTATGATAACAAGAATTCCAGGGCTCTCTACCTAGAGCAAGAATTTTCGCAAACTCATATGGAGCAATTCTCTGATGcttcctga